Genomic segment of Camarhynchus parvulus chromosome 1A, STF_HiC, whole genome shotgun sequence:
CGTCCGGGGCCTCCTCCCGCGCCGCGGCCCGGCCCTGCTCCTCCGCCGCCGTCGCCATGGCAGCGCCTGCGCGTCCCCGCTGCCGCGCGACGCGCCCTGGCCCCGCCCTCGgtcccgcccccgcccccgaATCCGGTCCCGCCCTCgaccccggccccgcccccatCCCGGCCCCGATCCCGCCCCCTATCCGGCCCGGCCATGGCGGCCCCCGCGCGGCGCCTGCAGCTGACGCTGGCGCTGCTCAAGCCGGACGCCGTGGCCCATCCGCTCGTGTGCGAGGTgagagccgggccgggccgggccgggcacggcacggcacagcacagcacagcaggccTCGCCACGACCCCCCCCAGCGCCGCCTCTTCCCGCAGGCCGTACACGCCGCCATCCTCCGTCACCGCTTTCTCATCGTCCGCGCCAAGGAGGTGCGGTGCGGCGCGGAGCAGAGCCGCCGCTTCTACCGGGAGCACGCAGGTACGAGCGGGGCTCGGGGGGCCGGAGCGGGGTGCTGCCCCGGGCCGGTGCCGACTCGGTCCGTGTCTGTCCGCAGGGCGTTTCTTCTACCAGCGGCTGGTGGAGTTCATGGCCAGGTACGTGCCGTGGCTCTGCGCTGCCGTGACCCGTGTGCGGAGGGGCTCGCCGGCATGTGCGGAGCTGGGAGGCTCTCGGCATCGTAgcctgctgtgacagcagcgATACCTGGCGGGTGGCACCCCCGGAGGTGCTGGAGGGCATCATGTGGAGTAGGCCAGCAGTGCCAACGCCGTGGGCTCGGTGCCGCGCTGGGACCGTGCCCGTCCCCACGGCGTGGCAGGGCAGGCCAGGGCCCAGCGTGGCAGCCCGTGGCAGCTGTACTGTGCAGGTTTGTAAGGACGAATAACCTGTTTGTAATGAGCTCTTTGTaatcttttctcctgctgttccctggccCTTGCTGCAGTGGCCCCATGTGGGCTTACATCCTGGCCCATGAGAATGCTGTCCCTCTCTGGAGATCCCTGATGGGACCCACTAAAGTGTTCCGAGCCCGACACAGCGACCCAGACTCCATCCGAGGTGCCTACGGCCTTACGGACACCAGGAACACGACCCATGGCTCAGGTAGGCCTGGCATTCCTGGATGGTTCTTGGGGAGGCAGGAACGATGGTGCTTTGACTGCCTTTGTTTTAGTTCAGGGGCTCTACGTGAGCAATTTGTTCCCTTCTGCAGACCCCACACACACCCGGCCAggtgcagcccagccaggcaccTTTGGAATGCAGCACGTGTTTGTGGTGGCAGACTGGCATCTCATtgcctttccctctcttttgACAGACTCACCTGCCTCAGCCAGCAGAGAAattgcctttttcttccccGAGTTTGACGAGCAGCGCTGGTACGAGCAGGAGGAGCCGCGGCTGCGGTGCGGGCAGCTGTTCCACAGCACCCAGGAGCGCCTGCTCGGGGCTCAGCCCGCACAGGTGACCCCAGTGACCGGGCAGGGGGTGCTGTGCTGGCCTGGCAGCCCTGTGGGCACTCTCCTgggcagcagacacagagctgtgctgcgTGCCGGGGAGCGTGGGCGGGGGAAAGCAGCCTTGTGGGTCAGATTATTGGTGTAACAGGCAGGTGCTGGGGGCTGTAGGAAGAGTTCCCTCAGCAGTGCTCATGCTGACAGTCTGGCCGTGCAGCTCAGTGGCTGCCTGAGTTTTTGGGTGTGAACAGGACAGGTGAGTTGGTCAAGGGCCAGGTGAAGGATGGGTTGCTTGTTCCAGGTGGGATTGGCCTGGGTTTGCTGATGGGAAGCCTCAGATTCTCCCAGCTGGCTGTTCCCACAGCGCCtcagggagaaaagaaggaagaagaatgtGAAGAAAAACGTCATCAGCAGGGCAAGATGAACTGTCCTGTCCTTGCTCACCTGCAACTGGGCTGGGAAATGAGGAGCTTTGCCAATAGCTCTGCATGTGAGAGCACTTGGAGCCCTCAGTGTCCACGGCCTGACTGGGTGCCGGGGCAGTTCCGTGTCCTTGGGAAATGGGATGAACCACGCCATGGAATTACCCAGATATGTGGTGGAACAATGACAGGGTGGTGCAGGAGGGCTTAGTTGGGAGGTACAGAGCCAGGTCCTGGCGGCTGAtttgtgtttctctctctgATGCTGTGTGAGATGTGTTCCTCAACGGGGTTTCAGTCCGTTTATGCTGTCTCCCTATGGGCTCCTTGCAGTGCTGCCATTTTAGTTACAGTGCCCTGTTGGAATTTCCTTTGGGCAGTCCCAAATGCTCGGGCCGGGGAaggtgtgctgtgctgtgcttggggcagaagagctgagctgagattcagcagagctctggcacatcacagagccagggcagggactcTCCAGGTGCTTCTAGAACCCCGTGAGCTCTTGGGTAGTGACTGACTGACTCTGTGGTGGAAAGCACAGCCCAGACTCGCCCAACTCACGTGTTTgtgctctctcctcctcctgtctGGGATCAAATGGTCGTTGTTCTGTTCCAGGTACAGATCCAGGGATCTGCAGGACaccactgctgtccctgtcctcagcGGTGTCCAGAGTGGATCTGCTCAGGATCCTGTGTGTCTTCACACAAGTCTGAGAGCTGTTGTCCCCAGTGCTGTTGATACTTCATTGAtattttgtcatgttttttaATTGATTCCCAGAGGTTTTGCTCAGatctgtgtgtttttctttaaactatTAAACTTTactatttttcacttttcttcttttatgttGTGCTTTCCTTTTGGGATATTCCTTGGTAATATCATTAACTGATAATTCCTGGCTCACTCTTGCCACTTTTGACGTTTCAGTCTTTTTTCCTACTCATTTATAATGGTTACACTTGGGAAAAGGGCCCTTTTGAACATTGCCAGTGCAGAGAACTCTGCCAGCAGGATTGTCACAGTGACACCACCTCACAGCCACCGTGATTCAGGTACCTGCTGGGTGGCACCTTGACACTGCCCTGGCCCTGAGGCTGTACCTGAGCACAGGTGCTCACACTGGGCAGCCCATTGCCCCAGACAGAGGATTTGTTGTGTGAATCTAAAGCTGTCCAGCAGACTTTATCAGAGACCTCAGGCTGAAGCACTTGGTGTTTGATGCAGGAGACAGTGTCAAAACGGATTTTTTCTCTCCAAGGAAGTCTTAAAAAATGTAACTCTGCTTGGAGGGCTCTTATCAAAgtgggtttgtttgctttgggttttttttttctcattttctttttcttttccttgtaaatACCCAGTAAgtgattttttgcttttccagtggTGCTTGCCCCATCGCTGGCAGTTtcctgggctgagctggatgggcctggagcagcctggtgtagTGGGTGACATCCCTGCTTGTGGCAGGGGCATGGAGCTGGATGAGCTCTATGGTCCCCCCCagcccaagccattccatgCTGATGGGTGTGTGTTACAGCAGTAAATCAGTCTCCCAGTTGGTCTCAAACCCAGACAATGTGGCACCTCAGTGCTGGTTTGAAGGGCAGTTTGAGATCCCTGGAAGCTGCAGGTGCCTGGCCCAGCTGTGGGGTCTGTGCACAGGGCAGGTCACAgctgtgtgtctgcagcagcttctgccccaggtgctgctgcaaagcactgcctggggcgcccctgcagggacacctcaggTGTGGAGCTGGGACTCCTCCTACCTGTGAGTTTGGGCCTCAACTTGATCTGCTCTTGGAAGAATTGAGCAGGTTTGTGTCAGTGCTAGAGGGGGCAACACGGTTCGgcctgggaagaagggaaggaaaggcttCAGAGGGAAatcagtgctgctcccagcccaggcctgACCTCAGTCCCTGCCACCGCGGGCAGAACCCTCTCAGCTTGAGGAATTTCATTTGATTTATTGCTGTAACACAAACTTTTAGTTTCAGGTACCAAGGAAAACCCAAGATAATGACTAAAGAAACACCTGGGGAAGCACCTTTCCTCTACTTTCCCAGGTTCAGCTTCAGTCCAGCatcttttctcccctcttttcctGCAGGTTCTGCCTCCTTTCTCCCAGTCCCTGGGGGAGgtgacacagcacagagggctggggctgggctgggctttgcttttctacttatttcttcctctttccttcttgtTTACTCACTCATGGCACACCCACAGGCTTCAGTCCCTCAGGTGTGTacctgctccctgggctggtcTCTTCAGGGAGAAATGGGCCAGTGGGGATTTCATGAAGTTTCTAGAGGAAAACGCCGTTTCCTGCACCTGGGCAGGGATGTTTCCATTTGCCAACACTCACGTGAGGGACCAGAGAAGCATCTGGCTGTCCTGATGGCCATGAGCCCCCCCTGAGGCAGCAATGCACCTCTGTGGTCTGACAGCATCCTCAGGTGTGGGAGCCAGGGCACTCGCCCACAGGTTacccccatcccctcctgggGCACAGGTAAGGTCACATCTGGAGCACTGGCACCAGGTCTGGACTCCCCAGTGCACGACAGCCTGGTCAGAACTGGAGTCCAGCATGGATTGATTAGGACATCTGAGAATCTGGCAGGtaaggagaggctgagggctggggctgctcagacTCAGGAGCTCGGTGGGGTTTATCAATGGGTGGAAAtcccaggtgtgagcagtgaAGGGAACCTCAGGTATCCCAGGTATGGACATAAGGCAATGGAAACTACCTGAAAACTGGCAATTTCACTGAGACATAAAAAACcctcctttattatttttatactgcAAGGGTGATAAAAT
This window contains:
- the LOC115910213 gene encoding nucleoside diphosphate kinase 6-like isoform X1, yielding MAAPARRLQLTLALLKPDAVAHPLVCEAVHAAILRHRFLIVRAKEVRCGAEQSRRFYREHAGRFFYQRLVEFMASGPMWAYILAHENAVPLWRSLMGPTKVFRARHSDPDSIRGAYGLTDTRNTTHGSDSPASASREIAFFFPEFDEQRWYEQEEPRLRCGQLFHSTQERLLGAQPAQVTPVTGQGVLCWPGSPVGTLLGSRHRAVLRAGERGRGKAALWVRLLV
- the LOC115910213 gene encoding nucleoside diphosphate kinase 6-like isoform X2: MAAPARRLQLTLALLKPDAVAHPLVCEAVHAAILRHRFLIVRAKEVRCGAEQSRRFYREHAGRFFYQRLVEFMASGPMWAYILAHENAVPLWRSLMGPTKVFRARHSDPDSIRGAYGLTDTRNTTHGSDSPASASREIAFFFPEFDEQRWYEQEEPRLRCGQLFHSTQERLLGAQPAQVQIQGSAGHHCCPCPQRCPEWICSGSCVSSHKSESCCPQCC